The segment CCGAGGAAGCCTATTTCAAGATGATCAACGACCAGGGCGGCATCAACGGCCGCAAGATCAACTTCATCTCTTACGACGACGGCTATTCGCCGCCGAAGACAGTAGAGCAGATCCGTAAGCTAATCGAGAGCGACGAGGTGTTTCTGGTGTTCAATGCGCTGGGCACGCCGACCCAGACCGCCGTGCAGAAGTATCACAATTCCAAGAAAGTGCCGCAGCTCTTCCTCGCCACCGGCGCCAGCAAGTGGAACGATCCGCACAGCTTCCCCTGGACCATGGGCTTCCAGCCGAGCTACCGGGTTGAGGCGCGGATCTTCGCAAAATACATTCTGAAGGAGAAGCCGGACGCGAAGGTTGCGATCTTCTATGCCAATGACGATTTCGGCAAGGACTACGTCGCCGGCATCAAGGACGTGTTCGGCGACAAGGCCTCGAAGCTGATCGTGGCCGAAGAAAGCTACGAGACGTCCGAGCCTTCGATCGACGCCCACATCGTCAAGCTCAAGGGCACCGGCGCCGATGTCTTCGTCAACATCGCGACGCCGAAATTCGCGGCTCAGGCCATCAAGAAGATCGCCGAGCTGGAATGGAAGCCGATGCACCTGATGACGGACGTCTCAGTGTCGATCGGCGCGGTGATGAAGCCGGCCGGCCTCGAAGCCTCCGAAGGCGTGCTGTCGGCCGGCTATCTGATGGATGCGTCCGATCCGCAGTGGAAGGACAACGAGGGCATGAAGAAGTTTCTGGCCTTCATCGACAAGTACATGCCCGGCGCCAACATCTCGGACACAAACCTGGTTTACGGCTACGCTGCGGCCCAGACGATGGTGCAGGTGCTGAAGCAGGCCGGCGATAATCTCACCCGCGAGAATGTGATGAAGCAGGCCGCGAGCCTGAAAGATTTTGTCCCGGATACGCTGATCCCGGGGATCAAGATCAACACGTCGGTCAACGATTTTGCGCCGATCGAGCAACTCAAGATGTGGCGGTTCAAGGGCGGCCAGTGGGAGCTGTTCGGCGACATCATCAGCGCCGAGGTCGGCGGCTAGCCTGACGTGACATTGGCGGGCGATGGCGCAAAGCTCGCGCCATCGGCTGCGCTGACATCGATCCCCGCGACCGGCAGGCCCAGCCGGCGCGGGTCATTGGCGGCCACAAAGCGCGGACATGTCCAGACCAGCATCGCCGTGCCCGATGGCGGAAGGTCGATCCTCAGCACGAAAGCGTCCGCGTCGATCGTGATCGCAGCGTCCGCCACGCGCCTGCCGTCAAGATAGAACTTGACTCCGATCCGATCCAGCGCCTCGCGAATCTGCGGCGACGCGATGCGAATGATATTGCGTCCGGGCGCCGCCTTGATCCGCAGAACGGCCTCCGGCTCGCTCCAGCGAAAATTGCGGCGGCGCCAGACTTCCGGCGCATTGAAGCCGGCCTGTGCCATCACCTGATCGCTGACAGGCGACGAAGCCCAACCGACGGCCTCGCGACTGCCGTGAATGCATTCGAGGCGCTGGAAGTAGATCAGGGCCGCGATATAGCGTCTGATCCCGCGAGCAGTCGCCTCGCGCGTGCCAACGATGCACAATATCGACAGGACACAGCGTGCGTGGCCCGCGGCAAGGCGCGCCGCGCTCCGCGCGAGGCGGTCGCCGACCAGCGCAATCGCGCCCCAGCGCCAAAGCGCTCGAAAAAGCTCCCCGACCAGGTACCCGGAGCGTATCCGCGCCCCAAGCGCGCTGCGCGCGAACGCGACGTCGAAATCGCCGCGGCTGCACCATTCGATCGGAGTCTCGATCAACTCGTAGCCGGGATCGCGGCACGCCTCGCCGAGATAGCGGATCTCGCCCTGCACGAAGTCGAGCGTGAATGCCTTCAATTCGCCGATCCGGCCGATGTAGAAGTGATGGAAGCGCGCCTCTTCCAGATAGCCGATGGCATAGCCCCTCGCGTGGTATGCGGCTGCGAGCACCCATTCGGCGAAATGGCCGAGCTCCTCGCGCAGGCCGCCGCATTCCTCGTAGACGTCGCGCCGCGTCACGAAACACTGGTCGAGCACCTTGCGCCACGGATGCTGCTTCATGCCGAACTCGATGTCGGCCTGGTACATCGCGGCCTCGGCCTCCGACAGGCGGTTGTGGCAGACCGGGACTGAGCGACAGGACAAGCCGGCCCATTCGGGGTGCGCATCGATCGCGCGCATACAAAGCTCGATCACATCGGGCTCGGGCCAGCAATGCGATTCCGTGAAGAACAGATACTCTCCACGCGCCTTGGTTGCGCCGAATGCGCTGAGCCCGATATCGTGTTTGAAGTCGGTGAATTCGAGGCGCGCTTTGTCGCCCGCGAGTGCTTTCAGCTCCCCGTGCGCCGTGAAATCGGGCGGCACCACCAGGATGATCTCGTAGAGGGATTGATCCGCGGTCTGGGACATCCAGCCGCGCCAGGACTGCTCCCACTGCCCGCGATGAAATTCTAGCGGGATGATGATGGAAAGCAGCGGAGATCCGCCGCGGGCATTTCCAGCCAAGTCCTGCATGTTAGCTCGACTATCCCGGCAGGAAGAGCGCGAACGGCTCTTCCACCGTGCGCCGCAGATGACCGCGATATAACGCATGATTGGCGTCGCCGGGCCCGACCCGTCCCAGCGACGGCTGCGGGACGTTCCTGAGCGGAACATAGGCGATCGGCGCGGCAATCGGCGTCAGCTGCGAGCCGGGCCCGGCGCGCAGTGAGGAGATGATGCCATACATCTCACCGGCCACAGTCGGCCGCGACACCGTGATCACGCGATGCTGGCCGTGCTTGTTGATCACGAGATAGATGAAGCCGGACTGATGCGGCACCGCAACCTCGCCGGTGTGCTCATAGGCCGCATCCGTCCGCTCACCCTCGCGAAAGACCAGTGACGAGACTTTCGGCTCCCAAACGATCTCGGTGCGATAAGCGAAGATCGCATCCTTGTCGCCAAACGACGGACGCAGCGTGATGTAGACATCCTCGAGCCAGGTCACCGCGCGGTGCGAATAGGAGCCGAGGCTGTCGGGCGCGACATCGTTTGCGGCCGGAGGCGCCATCACGGCAACGCTCTTGCGCAGGGACACGCCCAGCGCCTGCTCCAGCCGGACCGTGGTGGCCAGCGTGAACGGGCGGCGCCCGCCAAGCGCCTTCTCCAGGGTCGACAGGCTGAGCTTGGCCTGCTCGGCCAGCGCCTGTCGCGATATCCGGCGCCTCGCAATTTCCTCGCGGATCGTCTCGGCCACCTCGCGGCTTTGCTCGTCCGAAAGCTGCCCGTCGTTGAGTTTATCCGGCGTCTGCATCGTCAGCCCTGCTTCCCACGCGCGCCATTCTAGCAGGGCGGACAAGTCCGCACAAAACCGGACATGGCCGCCTTGACGGCGGCCCGCCCGGGCCAGCCGCGGCGGAACATTGCCGATCATTCTGCTCGCGAAATCGCCCCCTCCCGACCGATGCTCGGCGTCGTCAA is part of the Bradyrhizobium commune genome and harbors:
- a CDS encoding ABC transporter substrate-binding protein, translated to MTRKLSLLAAAAALTLLATQGAQAQKAYDTGATDTEIKIGNVEAYSGPASAYGVIGKTEEAYFKMINDQGGINGRKINFISYDDGYSPPKTVEQIRKLIESDEVFLVFNALGTPTQTAVQKYHNSKKVPQLFLATGASKWNDPHSFPWTMGFQPSYRVEARIFAKYILKEKPDAKVAIFYANDDFGKDYVAGIKDVFGDKASKLIVAEESYETSEPSIDAHIVKLKGTGADVFVNIATPKFAAQAIKKIAELEWKPMHLMTDVSVSIGAVMKPAGLEASEGVLSAGYLMDASDPQWKDNEGMKKFLAFIDKYMPGANISDTNLVYGYAAAQTMVQVLKQAGDNLTRENVMKQAASLKDFVPDTLIPGIKINTSVNDFAPIEQLKMWRFKGGQWELFGDIISAEVGG
- a CDS encoding glycosyltransferase family 2 protein: MSQTADQSLYEIILVVPPDFTAHGELKALAGDKARLEFTDFKHDIGLSAFGATKARGEYLFFTESHCWPEPDVIELCMRAIDAHPEWAGLSCRSVPVCHNRLSEAEAAMYQADIEFGMKQHPWRKVLDQCFVTRRDVYEECGGLREELGHFAEWVLAAAYHARGYAIGYLEEARFHHFYIGRIGELKAFTLDFVQGEIRYLGEACRDPGYELIETPIEWCSRGDFDVAFARSALGARIRSGYLVGELFRALWRWGAIALVGDRLARSAARLAAGHARCVLSILCIVGTREATARGIRRYIAALIYFQRLECIHGSREAVGWASSPVSDQVMAQAGFNAPEVWRRRNFRWSEPEAVLRIKAAPGRNIIRIASPQIREALDRIGVKFYLDGRRVADAAITIDADAFVLRIDLPPSGTAMLVWTCPRFVAANDPRRLGLPVAGIDVSAADGASFAPSPANVTSG
- a CDS encoding helix-turn-helix domain-containing protein; translated protein: MQTPDKLNDGQLSDEQSREVAETIREEIARRRISRQALAEQAKLSLSTLEKALGGRRPFTLATTVRLEQALGVSLRKSVAVMAPPAANDVAPDSLGSYSHRAVTWLEDVYITLRPSFGDKDAIFAYRTEIVWEPKVSSLVFREGERTDAAYEHTGEVAVPHQSGFIYLVINKHGQHRVITVSRPTVAGEMYGIISSLRAGPGSQLTPIAAPIAYVPLRNVPQPSLGRVGPGDANHALYRGHLRRTVEEPFALFLPG